The DNA sequence TTCAAGACTTCGGGTGTCGGTTCCTCAGTGGCGACCAGAATCATCTCATCGTCTTCGCCAATAACAATCTGTTCGGCTTCAGGAAGGACAGACATCGTTGGGATGGATGTCGATTCCTTGACTTGGGTGGTGTACGCGCTTAGTGGCGCGGTGATGCTGTGGTCTTCAACGGTCGCGCCGCGGTTTCGAAGACTCCTCCCGAATTCGTCAGCGGAATCTTTGTCCACCTTGCTTGTCCCCATTCGAATCTTCTCGTCAGGTGCTCGAACGCGCGGCCGGTCAAGCGTGTCCGTCAAATCCGTCTCGTGGTCTGATTCGACGAGTCCAACATCCGGCGACTCATCATCGTCTTCACTCTGGTCTGAGTCCTCGTTGGCTGTCGACTCACCAGGTTCAATGACGGTCCGGTTGGCATTCTCGGGATCTTCGACGAACGCGACCGTTTCATCGGCTTCGTCTGGATTATCAACGACGGCGGTGACTTTGTCTGCGACATCTTTTAAATCCTCGACGGCATCCTGGTTCAAGGCGGCTGTGTCGCTCACGTCAAGGTCTCCCGCACCGACCCAGTACTCGATTCGGTTCTCTCGCTCTTCCGGTGAGTCGGCCGCCTCAAGTGCTTCGACCAAGCCTTCTAGGAGTGTCTGGTCGCTGTATTCCTCGCGGTATTCATCGATGAATCTCTTGAACTCTGTGTCTAGTTCTGTCCCGGTTTCGGTTGTGAAGACTGAAATCTGGTTTGTGTGGTAGTCCCAGGAGTTCCGTGAGAGATTCGCAGATCCCTGCACGAGCTTCACTGTATCGTCTGGCATTACGACACGGTAGATTTTCGAGTGGACTATCTTTCGATTCTTCAGTCGCACTGTCAGTCGGTCGTCTTGCCGGAGTTGCACTAGCGACCGAGCGGTTGAGACGGCATCGACTTGGTCGGCGTAGTCGTCAGCATTCCCGATGAGTACGTCTAATGACCCGATATCGTAGTCGGTGAGCATCTTCACCATCAAATCGGGGGTTTCTGCGTACGTTACTGCGTCTACATGGCGGGCCCCTTCGAAGAGGTCGAGGAAATCGTCTCGGTCTTTCACCATCGCCAAACGGTATTTGGCTGCGCCCGATCCGTAGAATTCCGGCATGTCCGCGAATCTGTCGAATGAGATGTTCGCGGTCAGTTCATCCATACCACACCATATGAATAAATCCCAATAAATCCATCTGAAAGACAAGAGTGGTTCCTACGGGGTAGCCGTTGGCGAACAGGAGTTCGAGATATTCCAGTACTGACTCCGGGTTGGTGTCGAGTGGTGTGGCGGTTCCGGTTAGTGGGGTGAGTGTGACGTGGTTCTCACCGCCGACCGAGAGACGACCGTTCTCACGGCCAAGCACACCCATAGACTTCAATCCTACCGATTCACTTCGACGCACCATTCTATTCCTACTTGAGGTGCGTTTCGCTCCCAGCCACAGACGCTGTTGGCGATGGCTTCTCCACGACCCCCATTCCCGTACAGTTTGTAAGGACAAGACACGAAACGGCGAACACCTCCTGACGGTACAACTCATGGAGGGTGGTATCCGCGGCGAGTAACCATGCTAACTCATCGATGGGTTAGCATAGCCACCACGACATGGTGTCAGCGACACCCCGACACTCCACCCAAAATACGCTCACAGGATGTCGAGGATCTCAAAGTCTTCGAGGTTGATGCATTCCAGGAGAACAGCGAATTCATCGAGTTCTCGAAGCGTGTATCTCAATTTTTGTCTCGGCGGAAGGGAGAAGACTTTCGGGCGTATATTGTTGACGCCATGTCGGAGGACAACACCAGTGATTCAGCTGCTCCGCACGCTACTTGGGTTTCAAGAGAATCCGTCACTGGATTCCGTTCTGGGTGACTGTGTAGGTTTCTTCGGCAAGTTGTTCGAGTTGTCGTCGGTACATGACGATGTTAATCGGTTCTTCGTTCTTCTGGCGTGGTGATGTGTAGTAGAAGTAGAAATCGGGGGCGTTCACGTCGGTTTTCCCGTAGTTGTTTCTGTTTCGGAGTTCAGTGGCTTTGTCGTTCGCTGTTGTTCTATCGAATCCTGCCGCGGCGAGGTAGTCTTGTAATGTGTCTCGGTCAACGAGCAGGCACTCTATCTCGTTGATGTGTTCAGCTTCGAATGCTCGGCGGTCGACCGTTCCACCAGACGTAATCCTTCCTGGGATAGATACGATGTTCGACTCGAAGGCATCGATACTTTCAGATGAGGCGTCGATTTCCACGCGTGGTCCAGGCAAATCATCATTATCTACATCGTCGTCGGCTCTGAGGCTGGCTTCATCCCGCCACATCACGCTGGTTGTATCACGAGGGAGAGCATCAGCGTCAATCTTGAGCTGTTTGTGGTCGCCTCGCTCGATGAGTATCTTCTCACCGTATCTTGTCTGCTTTCGCCTGAATGCGTAGACGTCCACCATCCAGATGAAGAGATAGTAATCGGTGTTCTTGTCTGGTTTGAATAACCATCCTTTGCGTTTTGTACCGTTCTGGATGGAGTCGATTTCGAGCGCGAATGTCGGGAGTGGGTTATTAAGATAGTCGGTCTGTGCCTTCTCGTCGATATGAATTTTAGACCCGATGCCGGGAATGGATGCGATGATGTCTGAGCCTTGCCGCTGTATATCTGTCTCCGTCTGCCGTTCTGTCCGCCAATCCAGATTCTCGTACAGATACTCATCGAGGAAGCGACCGACCTTCCGCTCATTCTTATGGTCGTAGTCTCGATTACTCATCGGCTCGCCTCCTGTCCCTGAGCCTGGGAAATCGGTGGAGAGAGCGTAGGTTCGTCGATTGATATCGGGAATTCACAGACTGAATACGCATACGTGTAGAATGCCGGAACCAGCCTTCTATACTCTTTTATTTGAGGGTCATACCGACGGTTCGAGTAGGTGCAAACTCGTTCCGCGTGCTTTCGATTATATCGGTGTTGATTGCTGATGACATGATTGGGGAGTGCTATTCAAGTATGATAACCGATTGAATCGGTCTACAGTATTTTTCTAGTTTCACGTGTTCTGTTTGTTGTTCCATCTGCTCATTCCTTTTTTAATCGATGTTAGTGTGGTCTATTCACTGATTGGGAGATGAACGGTCGAAAGTGGTAGTATTCTGAAAATGGTTCTCTGGAATTGGAACGATGCAACACTCAAAGCCAAACGACACGGGTGAAACCTCGAGTTCGTTATCTGAACCGATAGAACAATCCAGTCACCCGACACGGCGACAGTATCTCTACGGAATCGGATTACTTGGAACGACAACCCCGTCAATCATCCCGCTAACCAAACGGAAGCAGGACAACGAGGATATCGAGACTCTCAATTTCCTACTGGAGGTTGAGTTGCTGCATCGGGCGATGTACCGTCTTTTCTTAGAAAATGCCGATGAGGGAAAAATCGAGACCTCAGAGTATGCCCAACGTTTCAGTCAGGTTCAACAGGATAGTCTCTACGAATCAATCGAAGAGTTGTTCAATCACGAAGATGCACATGTTTGGCGGCTCCGAAACATCATCAAGGACCTTGGCGGTGAGCCTGTCGAGGAATGCGAGTACACGTTCGACTTTGTGACGAAGAACGGTGTTGACGACAAACAATTCTATGATACAGCTGCAGAAGTAGAGACGGTTGGAACAGCGGGTTACGCAGGTGCCCTTGCTGATTTAGGGGCTCATGAATCGGATGCACGGTCGATACATAGTGTTGAATCCCGTCATTCTACATACACCCGATTCCTTAACGCGGAAGACCGCTTCCCCAATGTGTTCGATATAAGTCTCAGTAAAGAGGAAGTCAGAAATCGATATGAAGAATATCAAGATTGTTAGGAGAGGCAGATGAGACAAAAATG is a window from the Halorussus sp. MSC15.2 genome containing:
- a CDS encoding ferritin-like domain-containing protein; protein product: MQHSKPNDTGETSSSLSEPIEQSSHPTRRQYLYGIGLLGTTTPSIIPLTKRKQDNEDIETLNFLLEVELLHRAMYRLFLENADEGKIETSEYAQRFSQVQQDSLYESIEELFNHEDAHVWRLRNIIKDLGGEPVEECEYTFDFVTKNGVDDKQFYDTAAEVETVGTAGYAGALADLGAHESDARSIHSVESRHSTYTRFLNAEDRFPNVFDISLSKEEVRNRYEEYQDC